The following coding sequences lie in one Spinacia oleracea cultivar Varoflay chromosome 1, BTI_SOV_V1, whole genome shotgun sequence genomic window:
- the LOC110782896 gene encoding F-box protein CPR1 isoform X2 gives MGSDVYVAGSCRGLLCFFKYSYPFTVFLYNPTTKKHKTLPLLPLKTIFRRKRSRYLGFGYDHVSEDYKCARMFQLKSDDEMGTFKSQVMVYSLRANSWRQGVQEVPHHFDRHFGYCVHFNGILHWSVRDEANDNRVPLPIVSFDLYNESFSTIPMPSFRTEMYLHAHIGALDDSLCLMINYLEECDVWIMKEYSRPASWTKLFRFQKQQMYQEFRPLSFSTSKKQLFVLLNLYDVASLDLETLEITKVQLSRFHKVLYAYVCPENLLMFKDAEDVLVGTKRRNKNSKRGRLMRRTDRLLQHHDSFL, from the exons ATGGGTAGTGATGTTTATGTGGCAGGATCGTGCCGCGGCTTGCTTTGCTTCTTCAAGTACTCTTATCCCTTCACAGTTTTCTTGTACAACCCCACTAcgaaaaaacacaaaacactcCCACTTTTGCCACTAAAAACCATCTTTCGTCGCAAGAGAAGTCGGTACCTCGGATTTGGTTATGATCATGTGTCCGAGGACTACAAGTGTGCGAGGATGTTTCAGCTTAAATCTGATGATGAAATGGGTACTTTCAAAAGCCAAGTAATGGTTTATAGCTTGAGAGCGAATTCATGGAGACAGGGGGTTCAGGAGGTTCCACATCACTTTGATCGCCATTTTGGTTATTGTGTCCACTTTAATGGAATTCTGCATTGGTCCGTTAGAGATGAAGCAAATGATAACAGAGTTCCCCTCCCTATAGTTAGCTTCGATCTCTATAATGAAAGTTTTAGCACCATACCAATGCCTAGTTTCCGTACAGAGATGTATTTGCATGCTCACATAGGAGCTCTTGATGATAGCTTGTGTCTTATGATAAACTATCTCGAGGAATGTGATGTATGGATTATGAAAGAGTATAGTAGGCCTGCATCTTGGACTAAGCTGTTTAGGTTTCAGAAACAACAGATGTATCAGGAGTTTAGGCCTCTTTCTTTCTCCACGAGCAAGAAGCAATTGTTTGTGCTCCTTAACTTATATGATGTTGCTTCTTTGGACTTGGAAACTTTGGAGATTACGAAAGTTCAACTCTCTCGTTTCCACAAAGTTTTATATGCATATGTATGTCCGGAGAACCTTCTTATGTTCAAGGATGCCGAAGATGTTCTTGTGGGCACGAAACGACGGAATAAGAACAGCAAAAGGGGAAGGTTAATGAGGAGAACTGATAG GCTCTTACAACACCATGATTCCTTCCTATAA
- the LOC110782896 gene encoding F-box protein CPR1 isoform X1, with the protein MSSIPVDVITDILLRLPAKSLLRFKSVCKLWYHIIEGSDFIKLHFQQSNNLHLVYKSPVLYMSDFDSFDNTIELDYPSKNMGSDVYVAGSCRGLLCFFKYSYPFTVFLYNPTTKKHKTLPLLPLKTIFRRKRSRYLGFGYDHVSEDYKCARMFQLKSDDEMGTFKSQVMVYSLRANSWRQGVQEVPHHFDRHFGYCVHFNGILHWSVRDEANDNRVPLPIVSFDLYNESFSTIPMPSFRTEMYLHAHIGALDDSLCLMINYLEECDVWIMKEYSRPASWTKLFRFQKQQMYQEFRPLSFSTSKKQLFVLLNLYDVASLDLETLEITKVQLSRFHKVLYAYVCPENLLMFKDAEDVLVGTKRRNKNSKRGRLMRRTDRLLQHHDSFL; encoded by the exons ATGTCATCCATTCCTGTAGATGTGATTACTGATATTCTGCTTAGATTGCCGGCAAAATCTTTGCTACGCTTCAAGAGTGTGTGCAAATTATGGTATCATATAATTGAGGGCTCTGATTTCATCAAGCTCCATTTTCAACAATCCAATAATCTGCATTTAGTTTACAAGAGCCCTGTCCTTTATATGAGTGATTTTGACTCGTTTGATAATACCATTGAACTTGATTACCCTTCCAAGAATATGGGTAGTGATGTTTATGTGGCAGGATCGTGCCGCGGCTTGCTTTGCTTCTTCAAGTACTCTTATCCCTTCACAGTTTTCTTGTACAACCCCACTAcgaaaaaacacaaaacactcCCACTTTTGCCACTAAAAACCATCTTTCGTCGCAAGAGAAGTCGGTACCTCGGATTTGGTTATGATCATGTGTCCGAGGACTACAAGTGTGCGAGGATGTTTCAGCTTAAATCTGATGATGAAATGGGTACTTTCAAAAGCCAAGTAATGGTTTATAGCTTGAGAGCGAATTCATGGAGACAGGGGGTTCAGGAGGTTCCACATCACTTTGATCGCCATTTTGGTTATTGTGTCCACTTTAATGGAATTCTGCATTGGTCCGTTAGAGATGAAGCAAATGATAACAGAGTTCCCCTCCCTATAGTTAGCTTCGATCTCTATAATGAAAGTTTTAGCACCATACCAATGCCTAGTTTCCGTACAGAGATGTATTTGCATGCTCACATAGGAGCTCTTGATGATAGCTTGTGTCTTATGATAAACTATCTCGAGGAATGTGATGTATGGATTATGAAAGAGTATAGTAGGCCTGCATCTTGGACTAAGCTGTTTAGGTTTCAGAAACAACAGATGTATCAGGAGTTTAGGCCTCTTTCTTTCTCCACGAGCAAGAAGCAATTGTTTGTGCTCCTTAACTTATATGATGTTGCTTCTTTGGACTTGGAAACTTTGGAGATTACGAAAGTTCAACTCTCTCGTTTCCACAAAGTTTTATATGCATATGTATGTCCGGAGAACCTTCTTATGTTCAAGGATGCCGAAGATGTTCTTGTGGGCACGAAACGACGGAATAAGAACAGCAAAAGGGGAAGGTTAATGAGGAGAACTGATAG GCTCTTACAACACCATGATTCCTTCCTATAA